A window of Mucilaginibacter sp. PAMC 26640 contains these coding sequences:
- a CDS encoding aspartate aminotransferase (catalyzes the formation of oxalozcetate and L-glutamate from L-aspartate and 2-oxoglutarate), producing the protein MPKISQKGQRMPASPIRKLTPFADQAKLDGKKVYHLNIGQPDIETPEGMLDAIKNIDFKVWAYTPSEGTLSYRKKLVEYYNKLGYNITPENIIVTTGGSEAITIAMMSCLDEGDEVIIPEPFYANYNGFANQTDVVVKPILSYIDNGFALPPISEFEKLITDKTKAIIICNPNNPTGYLYSQAELDALKELALKYDLYLFSDEAYREFCYDGRTFISPMHLSGLDENVIVMDTVSKRYSACGARLGCLITKNKEVIAAGLKFAQARLSPGMVEQIAGEAAVDTPDEYFEAVNKEYTKRRDTLVTALNKIDGVYCPNPGGAFYVVAKFPIDNSDRFCQWMLEEFSYDNQTVMMAPATGFYSTPGAGTNEVRMAYVLNNDDLNKAMVCLAEGLKAYPGKV; encoded by the coding sequence ATGCCAAAAATTTCGCAAAAAGGGCAGCGGATGCCTGCCTCTCCTATACGTAAGTTAACCCCCTTTGCAGATCAGGCCAAGCTCGATGGTAAAAAAGTATACCATTTAAACATTGGTCAGCCAGATATTGAAACGCCCGAAGGTATGCTGGATGCCATCAAAAACATCGACTTTAAGGTTTGGGCCTATACCCCCAGCGAGGGTACTTTGAGCTATCGTAAAAAGCTGGTTGAATACTACAACAAGCTGGGCTATAACATCACGCCAGAAAACATCATCGTTACCACCGGCGGCTCGGAAGCGATTACCATTGCCATGATGAGCTGCCTGGATGAAGGCGACGAGGTGATCATCCCCGAGCCTTTTTACGCCAATTACAATGGCTTTGCCAACCAAACGGATGTAGTGGTTAAACCAATATTATCCTACATCGATAACGGCTTCGCGCTCCCTCCTATCAGCGAATTTGAAAAGCTCATCACTGATAAAACTAAAGCGATCATCATTTGCAACCCCAATAACCCTACCGGCTACCTTTACTCGCAGGCAGAATTGGATGCGCTGAAAGAACTGGCCCTGAAATACGACCTCTACCTGTTCAGCGATGAAGCCTACCGCGAGTTTTGTTATGACGGCCGTACCTTTATTTCTCCAATGCACCTCAGCGGACTGGACGAAAACGTGATTGTAATGGATACCGTAAGCAAGCGTTACAGCGCCTGCGGTGCACGTTTGGGCTGCCTCATCACCAAAAACAAGGAAGTGATTGCCGCAGGTCTCAAATTTGCCCAGGCACGCCTGTCGCCGGGTATGGTGGAACAAATTGCCGGCGAAGCCGCAGTTGACACACCCGACGAGTATTTTGAAGCCGTTAATAAAGAATATACCAAACGCCGCGATACGCTTGTGACCGCCCTTAACAAAATCGACGGCGTTTACTGCCCTAACCCCGGTGGTGCCTTTTACGTGGTGGCCAAGTTCCCCATTGATAATTCCGACAGGTTTTGCCAGTGGATGCTGGAAGAATTCAGTTATGATAACCAAACCGTAATGATGGCCCCTGCAACCGGCTTCTACAGCACACCGGGCGCCGGCACCAATGAGGTAAGGATGGCCTATGTACTGAATAATGACGACCTCAACAAAGCCATGGTTTGCCTGGCCGAGGGCCTGAAGGCTTACCCGGGTAAAGTTTAA
- a CDS encoding recombinase, giving the protein MKTNFSLLFYLKKPKNYQAGLVPIYLRITVNGKRSETTTGRECEPSLWNCIAGRLKGTKEDTKSFNAYLDTLQKQVYEAHSQLTEAKSSITAETLRDRLLGKSEKTRMLIDVFKEHNKKIATLVGKEYAAGTSIRYQTSLKHTQEYLQWQYKMSDIDIKKIDHDFIANYEFYLRSERNCANNSAFKYIKNFKKIVGICLSSGWLDKDPFINYKIRIKQVDRVFLNGDDLQAMANKVFSTERLNQVRDIFLFCCFTGLAYADVNKLKRNEIVKGLDGEMWIFTKRKKTDTPSRIPLLPSALTLLDKYADHPVCGNLGKALPVSTNQKMNAYLKEIAGICGIDKPLTFHIARHTFATTVTLSNGVPIESVSKMLGHTNIKTTQHYAKILDLKVSQDMAAIRQKYAAI; this is encoded by the coding sequence ATGAAAACTAATTTCAGCTTGCTTTTTTATTTAAAAAAGCCAAAAAACTATCAAGCCGGCCTGGTGCCGATTTATCTACGTATTACCGTAAACGGTAAACGTTCGGAAACTACCACAGGGCGGGAATGTGAGCCAAGTCTATGGAATTGCATTGCGGGTAGATTAAAAGGGACTAAGGAGGACACCAAATCTTTTAATGCCTATTTAGACACTTTGCAAAAACAAGTGTATGAGGCGCACAGTCAATTGACCGAAGCAAAAAGCAGTATTACCGCTGAAACTCTTAGGGATAGGCTATTGGGTAAAAGCGAAAAAACAAGAATGCTTATAGACGTATTTAAAGAACACAACAAGAAAATTGCCACATTAGTTGGTAAAGAATATGCCGCAGGTACATCAATTCGTTATCAAACTTCACTGAAACATACACAAGAATATTTGCAGTGGCAATACAAAATGTCGGATATAGATATTAAAAAAATCGACCACGATTTTATTGCCAATTATGAGTTTTATCTCCGTTCAGAACGCAATTGCGCTAATAACTCTGCTTTTAAATACATAAAGAATTTCAAAAAAATCGTTGGCATTTGCTTATCAAGCGGGTGGTTAGACAAAGATCCCTTTATCAATTACAAAATAAGGATCAAACAGGTTGACCGGGTTTTTCTCAATGGCGATGATTTGCAAGCTATGGCAAACAAAGTATTTTCAACAGAGCGCTTAAATCAGGTAAGGGATATTTTTTTATTTTGCTGTTTTACGGGTTTAGCTTATGCTGATGTAAATAAGCTTAAACGCAACGAAATTGTCAAAGGTCTGGACGGAGAAATGTGGATATTCACAAAACGTAAAAAAACAGATACGCCAAGTCGCATTCCATTATTACCATCTGCCTTAACGCTACTTGATAAATACGCTGATCATCCAGTTTGCGGTAATTTGGGTAAGGCACTCCCGGTAAGTACCAACCAGAAAATGAATGCTTATTTAAAAGAAATAGCAGGGATTTGTGGCATAGATAAACCTTTGACTTTTCACATTGCCCGACATACTTTTGCCACTACCGTTACACTATCCAACGGTGTACCGATAGAGAGCGTAAGCAAAATGTTAGGTCATACCAATATTAAAACTACACAGCACTACGCTAAAATATTGGATTTAAAAGTTAGCCAGGACATGGCCGCTATTAGACAGAAATACGCCGCAATTTAA
- a CDS encoding DNA-binding protein — MENQIIPDEIIMNQIYYIRNQKVMLDFDLAKLYEVETKQLKRQVRRNLDRFPNDFMFELSQDEYQILRSQIGTLKQGEHTKYLPMVFTEQGVAMLSSVLNSNRAIKVNIQIIRIFTRIRQVLMDNTDLRLEIEKIKSKLDNQDKNMEVVFRYLDELIDKKSEPQERKRIGFKPDYF, encoded by the coding sequence ATGGAAAATCAAATAATACCTGATGAAATAATCATGAATCAAATCTATTACATAAGAAATCAGAAAGTAATGTTAGATTTTGATTTGGCAAAATTATACGAAGTAGAAACCAAACAACTGAAAAGACAAGTAAGAAGAAATCTTGATCGATTCCCCAATGATTTCATGTTTGAGCTTTCACAAGACGAATATCAAATTTTAAGGAGCCAAATTGGCACCTTAAAACAAGGAGAGCATACAAAATACTTACCTATGGTTTTTACCGAACAGGGTGTTGCCATGTTATCGAGTGTGTTAAATAGTAATAGGGCTATTAAGGTAAACATACAAATCATACGCATATTTACACGCATCCGCCAAGTGTTAATGGATAACACCGACTTACGATTGGAAATAGAAAAAATTAAATCTAAGCTCGATAATCAGGATAAGAATATGGAAGTTGTATTCCGATATCTTGATGAACTTATTGATAAAAAGTCAGAACCGCAAGAACGTAAAAGAATAGGTTTTAAACCGGATTACTTTTAA
- a CDS encoding ATP-binding protein — MNTSTLDKLRKMKFFGMFHAFKSSMETGKTNDYTADELLAHLVDAEWDDRQNRRIERQIQYAKFRYKASVEDVHYHADRSIDRNQIMRLADCTFIDRNENILVTGSTGIGKSYVASAIGYQACMLGYRVFYASTPKLFAKLKMAKADGSYIKELAKLERTQLLILDDFGIQPFDAQSRAALMELIEDRHGKTSLIITSQLPVSKWFEVIGEKTVADAILDRIVHDAHRIELKGESMRRKRNVEPESSY, encoded by the coding sequence ATGAACACAAGTACACTAGACAAACTGCGGAAGATGAAGTTCTTCGGCATGTTCCATGCCTTCAAAAGCAGCATGGAAACGGGTAAAACAAATGATTACACAGCGGATGAACTGCTGGCCCACCTGGTAGATGCAGAATGGGACGACCGGCAAAACAGGCGTATCGAACGGCAGATACAGTATGCCAAGTTCCGCTATAAAGCCTCCGTAGAGGACGTTCATTACCATGCCGACCGAAGCATCGACCGCAACCAGATCATGCGCCTGGCAGACTGTACCTTCATTGACCGCAATGAAAACATACTGGTTACGGGCAGTACGGGTATCGGTAAAAGCTATGTGGCTTCTGCCATCGGCTATCAGGCCTGTATGCTGGGCTACAGGGTGTTTTATGCCAGCACGCCTAAGCTATTCGCTAAACTGAAAATGGCTAAGGCAGACGGCTCTTATATCAAGGAACTCGCTAAACTGGAAAGGACACAGCTGCTCATACTGGATGACTTCGGTATTCAGCCTTTTGATGCACAAAGCAGGGCTGCGCTGATGGAACTGATCGAAGACCGGCATGGCAAGACCTCGCTGATCATCACTTCACAATTACCGGTAAGCAAATGGTTTGAAGTTATCGGTGAAAAAACGGTTGCTGATGCGATCCTGGACCGGATCGTTCATGATGCGCACCGCATCGAACTAAAGGGAGAATCTATGAGAAGAAAACGTAACGTTGAACCGGAATCCAGCTACTAA
- a CDS encoding transposase — protein MANSTISMSKIRKILRMYSQQRPIMTIAAQTDASRNTVKKYLAAFKATSFTFEEIDALNDKELEDLFGKSKEHPPTSRMQSMQRCFPQVDKELKRTGVNRYMLWESYRKEFPDGYQYSQFCFYYNQWKARVNPTMHMDHKAGDKLYVDFAGEKLSYTDKDTGEVIAVEVFVAILGASQLTYVEAVPSQQKEDFIAACENTLHFIGGVPAAIVPDNLKAAVTKSSRYEPTLNETFEDFADHYGTTILPARAYRPRDKALVEGAVKIIYTKIYAPINRVTYHSLKELNTGIWEALETHNSQLLKGRNYSRRLQFEEIERHTLMPLPVLLYQFKKHFYAKVIKNGHVNLGPDKHYYSVPYRFIGKRVKLLYSRTIVEIYSNYERIALHKRAKNPYGYTTDKDHMATTHRFVTDWTPDKFLDWAASIHEDVRLYILKILDRKQHPEQAYKSCLGVLGFAKKAGNERLTMACQRALSYGIHNYKTIQTILENKMDGYEESLFADELPMPNHDNIRGKDYYK, from the coding sequence ATGGCCAATTCGACGATCAGCATGAGTAAGATTAGAAAGATTTTAAGGATGTACAGCCAGCAGCGGCCCATAATGACCATCGCTGCCCAGACTGATGCATCCCGGAATACCGTAAAGAAGTACCTGGCCGCCTTTAAAGCCACCAGCTTTACATTTGAAGAGATCGATGCCCTTAACGATAAGGAACTCGAAGACCTCTTCGGGAAAAGCAAAGAACACCCGCCTACCAGCCGTATGCAGTCCATGCAGCGCTGTTTTCCCCAAGTAGATAAAGAACTCAAACGCACCGGTGTCAACCGGTACATGCTATGGGAATCCTACCGCAAAGAGTTCCCTGACGGCTACCAGTACAGCCAATTCTGCTTTTATTACAACCAATGGAAAGCCAGGGTCAACCCGACCATGCACATGGATCACAAAGCCGGTGATAAGCTTTATGTGGACTTTGCAGGCGAAAAGCTAAGCTATACCGACAAGGATACCGGTGAAGTTATTGCAGTAGAGGTCTTTGTGGCTATCCTCGGAGCCAGTCAGCTTACTTATGTAGAGGCGGTTCCGAGCCAGCAAAAGGAAGACTTTATTGCAGCCTGCGAGAATACGCTGCACTTTATCGGCGGCGTTCCCGCCGCCATTGTGCCGGATAACTTGAAGGCAGCCGTAACCAAAAGCAGCCGCTATGAACCTACTTTGAACGAAACGTTTGAGGACTTTGCAGACCATTATGGCACCACCATACTACCAGCGCGGGCGTACCGCCCGCGTGATAAAGCATTGGTAGAAGGTGCCGTTAAGATCATCTATACCAAGATCTACGCGCCTATCAACCGGGTTACCTATCATTCTTTAAAAGAGTTGAATACAGGTATATGGGAAGCATTGGAAACCCATAACAGCCAGTTGCTTAAAGGACGTAACTATAGCCGCAGGCTACAGTTTGAAGAGATCGAACGGCATACCCTGATGCCGCTGCCTGTCCTGCTTTACCAGTTCAAAAAGCACTTCTACGCTAAGGTGATCAAGAATGGCCACGTCAACCTCGGCCCTGATAAACACTATTACAGCGTGCCTTACCGCTTCATCGGCAAGCGGGTTAAGCTGTTGTATTCCCGCACCATCGTTGAGATCTACTCCAACTATGAGCGTATCGCTTTGCATAAACGGGCAAAGAACCCCTACGGTTATACGACCGATAAAGACCACATGGCCACTACGCACCGCTTTGTAACTGACTGGACACCTGATAAGTTCCTGGATTGGGCAGCATCCATCCATGAGGATGTGCGGCTGTATATCCTTAAGATCCTTGATCGCAAGCAACACCCGGAGCAGGCTTACAAGTCCTGCCTGGGTGTCCTTGGCTTCGCCAAGAAAGCCGGGAACGAGCGCTTAACGATGGCCTGCCAGCGTGCGCTCAGCTACGGTATCCATAACTATAAAACGATACAAACCATCCTGGAGAACAAGATGGACGGGTATGAGGAAAGCTTGTTTGCAGATGAGCTGCCTATGCCTAACCATGATAATATCCGGGGGAAAGACTATTACAAATAA
- a CDS encoding transcriptional regulator, with amino-acid sequence MNVELVTREDLRRLEDLLKEIKQIVQPGQSQPKKWLKSSEVRKMLNISPGTLQNLRINGTLRFTKMGSIMYYKLEDINKILEENEQ; translated from the coding sequence ATGAATGTGGAATTGGTCACAAGAGAAGATTTAAGGCGGTTGGAGGATTTATTAAAAGAGATTAAACAGATCGTTCAGCCGGGACAAAGCCAGCCTAAGAAATGGCTAAAAAGCAGCGAGGTAAGGAAGATGCTTAATATATCACCAGGCACCTTACAGAACCTGCGCATAAACGGGACGTTACGCTTTACCAAAATGGGCAGCATTATGTATTACAAGTTAGAGGACATCAACAAGATTTTGGAGGAGAACGAACAATGA
- a CDS encoding mobilization protein translates to MIGKVITGRSFGGCIRYVVQKHDAVVLDAAGVRMQQVNQIINDFNLQRKYNPNLGKAVGHIALSWSVNDAAKLNDEIMVNMAKEYLQKMKIQDTQYLIVKHRDKDHPHIHIVYNRVSNNGKTLSDNFQKQRNVLVAKELTLKHGLYISPGKEKVNRQQLKGEDKIKYELFDAIKAASKKVKNINELKLVLAKQGIVTHLKYKSGTTEVQGISFSKGEYKFKGSDIDRSLSYAKLSQAIEQQQVNPEKTLADQLREVMRNAEQEKSNSQKPEQTTYLKPQPETHYLKQALSAGTDLLGGLLANMPEEGNTPESKRRKKNEREQSRGISR, encoded by the coding sequence ATGATAGGGAAAGTGATAACGGGTAGAAGCTTTGGCGGGTGCATCCGCTACGTGGTACAAAAACATGATGCGGTCGTATTGGATGCCGCAGGCGTAAGAATGCAGCAGGTCAACCAAATCATCAATGATTTTAACCTGCAACGAAAGTACAATCCCAATTTAGGAAAGGCCGTTGGCCATATTGCCTTGAGTTGGAGCGTAAACGATGCCGCTAAGTTGAACGATGAGATAATGGTAAATATGGCTAAAGAGTACCTGCAAAAAATGAAAATACAGGATACGCAATACTTAATTGTTAAGCACCGGGATAAAGATCATCCGCATATTCACATCGTTTACAACCGGGTGAGCAACAATGGTAAAACTTTATCGGACAATTTTCAAAAGCAGAGGAATGTACTGGTAGCTAAAGAATTGACCTTAAAGCATGGCCTTTATATCTCACCGGGTAAGGAAAAGGTTAACCGACAACAGCTTAAAGGTGAGGATAAGATCAAATATGAATTATTTGATGCGATTAAAGCGGCCAGCAAAAAAGTGAAAAATATTAACGAGTTAAAGCTGGTATTAGCTAAACAAGGTATTGTTACCCACTTGAAATACAAAAGTGGCACTACCGAGGTACAGGGCATCAGTTTCAGTAAGGGTGAATACAAATTTAAAGGATCAGATATTGACCGTAGTTTAAGTTATGCAAAATTGAGCCAGGCCATAGAGCAACAGCAGGTTAACCCGGAAAAGACTTTGGCTGATCAGCTAAGGGAAGTAATGAGAAACGCCGAACAGGAAAAGAGCAATAGTCAAAAGCCGGAACAAACCACCTATTTAAAGCCCCAACCTGAAACACATTATTTGAAACAAGCCTTATCGGCGGGAACTGACTTGTTAGGCGGTTTACTTGCGAATATGCCGGAGGAAGGCAATACACCGGAGAGTAAAAGGAGAAAGAAAAATGAACGCGAACAAAGCAGAGGAATATCAAGATGA
- a CDS encoding transcriptional regulator: MAEPTLHIGRKISKIRELRGMKQETLATELGISQQAVSKIEQSADVDGEALEKISKILGVPADAIKNFNDDAVLNIISNTFTSQDTSTLNAINFQPSFNPIDKIVELYNEKIVLLERLLQAEKEKNELLKGK, translated from the coding sequence ATGGCAGAACCAACCTTACATATCGGCAGAAAAATCAGCAAAATTCGTGAGTTGCGGGGAATGAAGCAAGAAACCCTTGCTACTGAATTGGGAATAAGTCAACAAGCTGTTTCTAAAATCGAACAGAGTGCAGATGTTGACGGCGAAGCTTTAGAAAAGATTTCTAAGATTTTGGGTGTACCTGCAGACGCTATCAAAAACTTTAATGATGATGCTGTTTTGAATATAATCTCAAATACTTTTACCAGTCAGGATACTTCGACGTTAAACGCAATTAATTTTCAACCATCGTTTAATCCAATTGATAAAATTGTCGAATTGTATAATGAAAAGATTGTTTTACTTGAACGCCTATTACAGGCTGAAAAAGAAAAGAACGAACTGTTAAAAGGTAAATAA